Proteins encoded by one window of Blautia luti:
- a CDS encoding cupin domain-containing protein yields MKIRREEHMAGGNGHVIIKEILDAEQLNGKCGLYAQVTLEPGCSLGYHEHHGESETYYILQGQGEYNDNGTYRPVKAGDITFTPDNHGHALANTGNTDLVFMALIIKD; encoded by the coding sequence ATGAAAATCAGACGCGAAGAACACATGGCAGGTGGAAATGGTCACGTAATCATCAAAGAAATCCTTGATGCAGAACAGTTGAATGGTAAATGTGGACTGTATGCACAGGTAACCCTGGAGCCGGGATGTTCACTGGGATATCATGAACATCATGGAGAAAGTGAAACCTACTATATTTTACAGGGACAGGGTGAATACAATGACAACGGTACCTATCGTCCGGTAAAAGCCGGAGATATTACATTCACACCGGATAATCATGGACATGCACTTGCAAATACAGGAAATACAGATCTGGTTTTTATGGCTCTGATCATTAAAGACTGA
- a CDS encoding DUF4869 domain-containing protein, producing MLNIIYGDVKNSIYNTNVYFKNSYEPEWLDAELAKKMIKDIDDSEVLSGECINSPVLGQIPPERLSGGVKTLLLILNEPDRIFNASTCGDNCAKWILEIGRIKDVTINLRHMMSFGKDTKFEIKVQNGGETVHSMKELVPIANKYLNEMKQE from the coding sequence ATGTTGAACATTATTTATGGAGATGTGAAAAACAGTATTTATAATACAAATGTTTATTTTAAAAACAGTTATGAACCAGAATGGCTTGATGCAGAACTGGCGAAAAAGATGATTAAAGATATTGATGATTCAGAAGTATTGAGTGGTGAATGCATTAACAGTCCGGTGTTGGGACAGATTCCTCCTGAAAGACTGTCAGGAGGAGTGAAAACATTGTTGCTGATTTTAAATGAACCGGATCGGATTTTTAATGCCTCGACCTGTGGCGATAACTGTGCAAAATGGATATTGGAAATTGGCAGGATTAAAGATGTTACCATTAATCTCAGACATATGATGAGTTTTGGAAAAGACACAAAATTTGAGATAAAAGTCCAAAATGGAGGAGAAACGGTCCATTCAATGAAGGAACTTGTTCCTATAGCAAATAAGTATTTAAATGAAATGAAACAGGAGTAG
- a CDS encoding ATP-binding protein, whose amino-acid sequence MKGSHRIIVESRKVKYDFVIHRNITIITGDSGSGKTVLIDLIHDYGRYGADSGVFLSCDCPCKVIDSEDWERKIEETTGSIIFIDEGNRFLVSKKFAQLVQGSDNYFVLATREKLPALPYSVSEIYGFRKSGKFHDAKQKYNEIYHLYGEISEEKNINPKLVITEDSNSGFEFFKEMSRQKGVNCFSAGGKSNIIRQLEQRPNEEGTILVIVDGAAFGSEMKDISECIKTQGNIVLYAPESFEWLLLSTKEIPEVNVETILQNPEEYIDSKEYVSWERYFTDLLIESTSKNFIWAYSKKRLTKAYFAPRIVNAVKTIMKLVDWEKLF is encoded by the coding sequence ATGAAAGGTTCACATAGAATCATTGTAGAATCCAGAAAAGTGAAATATGATTTTGTAATTCATAGGAATATTACAATCATTACTGGTGACAGTGGATCAGGTAAGACTGTTTTAATTGATCTTATACATGATTATGGAAGATATGGTGCGGACAGCGGTGTATTTCTTTCCTGCGACTGCCCCTGTAAAGTGATTGATAGTGAGGATTGGGAAAGAAAGATAGAAGAAACAACAGGAAGCATTATTTTTATTGATGAAGGAAATCGCTTCCTGGTTTCAAAGAAGTTTGCACAGCTTGTGCAGGGATCTGATAATTACTTTGTACTGGCTACAAGAGAAAAGCTTCCGGCATTGCCATATAGTGTAAGTGAAATATATGGATTTCGCAAATCTGGAAAATTTCATGATGCGAAACAGAAATATAATGAGATTTATCATTTGTACGGTGAAATATCAGAGGAAAAGAATATCAATCCGAAACTTGTAATAACAGAGGATTCCAATTCTGGATTTGAATTTTTTAAAGAAATGTCCAGACAGAAGGGTGTGAATTGTTTTTCTGCTGGTGGGAAGTCAAATATCATCAGACAGTTGGAACAGAGACCGAATGAAGAGGGTACAATTTTGGTCATCGTAGATGGAGCTGCATTTGGTTCAGAGATGAAAGATATCAGTGAATGCATTAAAACACAGGGAAACATTGTACTCTATGCACCAGAATCTTTTGAGTGGTTGTTACTTTCAACAAAGGAAATACCGGAAGTAAATGTAGAAACAATACTTCAGAATCCGGAAGAATATATAGACAGTAAAGAGTATGTCAGTTGGGAACGATATTTTACAGATTTATTGATAGAAAGTACCAGTAAGAATTTTATATGGGCATATTCAAAGAAAAGGCTTACAAAGGCGTATTTTGCTCCAAGAATAGTGAATGCGGTAAAAACAATCATGAAATTGGTAGACTGGGAAAAATTATTCTGA
- a CDS encoding HD domain-containing protein — protein MNNNFSDMDRVNQIWRHPVYQEHYKKIQELESERIFCRHTPEHFLDVARLMYIYALEEHLELPKELIYAAALLHDIGRAQQYQYNIPHDIAGVEIAREILTDLHFTEQEKELILSSIGHHRKGDSCSTLAALLYKADKQSRNCFLCFAASECYWSDDKKNMKIEY, from the coding sequence ATGAATAACAATTTTTCAGATATGGATCGTGTCAATCAGATCTGGAGACACCCGGTTTATCAGGAACATTATAAAAAAATACAGGAACTTGAAAGTGAACGGATCTTCTGCCGTCATACTCCTGAACATTTTCTGGATGTTGCACGGCTGATGTACATTTATGCACTGGAGGAACATCTGGAGCTGCCTAAAGAGCTTATCTATGCAGCAGCACTTCTTCATGATATCGGACGTGCACAGCAATATCAGTACAACATTCCCCATGATATTGCAGGAGTAGAAATCGCACGGGAAATCCTGACAGATCTGCACTTTACAGAACAGGAAAAAGAACTGATTCTGTCTTCCATTGGACATCACCGAAAAGGAGATTCCTGCAGTACGCTGGCAGCACTTCTTTATAAAGCGGATAAGCAGTCCAGAAATTGTTTTTTATGTTTTGCTGCCTCTGAATGCTATTGGTCTGATGATAAAAAAAATATGAAAATTGAATACTGA
- the folE gene encoding GTP cyclohydrolase I FolE, which translates to MVDKVKIEQAVRLLLEGIGEDITREGLIDTPDRIARMCEEIYGGLGHEADQHLLKQFPVENNEIVLEKDITFYSMCEHHLMPFYGKAHLAYIPNGKVTGLSKLARTVEVYSRRPQIQERLTVQIADALERTLDPKGIMVMLEAEHTCMTMRGIKKPGSKTITTVTRGAFTEDKELQKMFLSMVKG; encoded by the coding sequence ATGGTTGACAAAGTGAAAATTGAGCAGGCAGTCCGTCTGCTTCTGGAAGGTATCGGTGAAGATATCACACGGGAAGGTCTGATCGATACTCCTGACAGGATTGCCCGCATGTGTGAAGAAATTTACGGAGGTCTTGGCCATGAAGCGGACCAGCACCTGTTAAAGCAGTTTCCGGTAGAAAATAATGAAATCGTGCTGGAAAAAGACATCACCTTTTACTCCATGTGTGAGCATCATCTGATGCCTTTTTATGGAAAAGCTCATCTTGCATACATCCCCAACGGCAAAGTTACCGGTTTAAGCAAACTGGCACGTACAGTAGAGGTTTATTCCAGAAGACCACAGATCCAGGAACGGCTTACTGTTCAGATTGCAGATGCTTTGGAGCGTACTCTGGATCCAAAAGGAATTATGGTAATGCTGGAAGCGGAACATACCTGTATGACCATGCGCGGAATAAAAAAACCAGGCAGCAAAACAATCACTACTGTAACCCGTGGTGCGTTTACAGAAGATAAGGAACTGCAGAAAATGTTCCTTTCTATGGTAAAAGGATGA
- the folP gene encoding dihydropteroate synthase yields the protein MKIGNRFFDTKNHTYIMGILNVTPDSFSDGGKWNHMDEALKHTEAMIADGADIIDIGGESTRPGHTPVSADKEAQRVLPVIEAVKNHFDIPVSVDTFKSSVAESSIQAGADLVNDIWGLKYDPKMAAVIAKYDVACCLMHNKSNTEYQNFLIDMLAETQECVNLARQAGIKDEKIMLDPGIGFGKTFEMNLEAMNHLELFQNLGFPVLLGTSRKSMIGLALDLPVDQRMEGTLATSVIGVMKGCSFVRVHDVKENKRVIQMTEAILGRR from the coding sequence ATGAAAATTGGAAACCGTTTTTTTGATACTAAGAATCATACTTACATAATGGGAATTCTAAATGTTACCCCTGATTCCTTTTCTGACGGCGGCAAATGGAATCATATGGATGAAGCTTTGAAACATACAGAGGCAATGATTGCTGATGGTGCAGATATTATTGATATCGGAGGCGAATCTACACGTCCCGGTCATACTCCTGTCAGTGCTGATAAGGAAGCACAGAGAGTTCTTCCTGTTATTGAAGCGGTCAAAAACCATTTTGACATTCCTGTTTCTGTAGATACTTTTAAGAGCAGTGTTGCTGAAAGCTCTATCCAGGCAGGAGCTGACCTGGTTAACGATATCTGGGGATTAAAATATGATCCGAAAATGGCAGCTGTGATCGCAAAATATGATGTGGCCTGTTGTCTGATGCACAACAAATCTAATACAGAATATCAAAACTTTCTCATTGATATGCTCGCCGAAACACAGGAATGTGTCAATCTTGCAAGACAGGCTGGCATTAAAGATGAAAAAATTATGCTTGATCCGGGAATTGGTTTTGGAAAAACATTTGAAATGAATCTGGAAGCAATGAATCACCTGGAGCTTTTTCAGAATCTGGGATTTCCGGTTCTCCTTGGTACATCCCGCAAATCCATGATTGGACTGGCACTGGATCTTCCTGTAGATCAGCGCATGGAGGGGACTTTGGCTACCAGTGTAATTGGCGTAATGAAGGGATGCTCTTTTGTCCGTGTCCACGATGTTAAAGAAAATAAGCGTGTGATCCAGATGACAGAAGCAATCCTGGGACGCAGATAA
- a CDS encoding AEC family transporter, which translates to MENLVFCLNATIPIFLTLLLGLFFRKIGLFDDEFVSRLNKFVFNAALPALLFLDIAKSDFSSVWNTKFVLFCFFVTLISIGISTGLSYLLKPRNIQGEFIQASYRSSAAILGIAIIQNLYGNAGMAPLMIIGSVPLYNVMAVTTLSLFAPGDGKLDTAKLIKTLKGIATNPIILGILTGTIWSLLHLPMPTILDTAVNNLGKTATPLGLMAMGGALKFDKAFARPKPLIACTFLKLVGYEAVFLPLAVLLGFSHDMLVAIIIMLGSATTVSCYIMAKNMKYDGDFTSGVVMTTTLLSSFTMTIWLYICKSLGLI; encoded by the coding sequence ATGGAAAATCTGGTTTTCTGTCTGAATGCCACTATTCCCATTTTTCTCACCCTTCTTCTTGGACTGTTTTTCCGGAAGATCGGGCTTTTTGATGATGAGTTTGTCAGCAGGCTGAATAAATTTGTATTTAATGCTGCACTTCCTGCTCTTCTATTTCTTGATATTGCCAAATCTGACTTTTCCAGCGTCTGGAACACAAAATTCGTATTATTCTGTTTCTTCGTAACATTGATCAGTATCGGTATTTCCACAGGTTTATCCTATTTACTGAAACCACGCAATATCCAGGGTGAATTTATCCAGGCATCCTACCGCAGCAGTGCCGCGATCCTTGGCATTGCGATCATCCAGAATCTTTATGGAAACGCAGGAATGGCGCCGCTTATGATCATCGGAAGTGTGCCTCTTTATAATGTGATGGCAGTTACAACTCTGTCTCTGTTCGCACCAGGAGACGGCAAACTCGATACCGCAAAACTGATCAAAACTCTGAAAGGTATTGCGACCAATCCTATCATCCTGGGTATTCTCACCGGCACCATATGGTCACTGCTTCATCTGCCCATGCCGACGATATTGGATACCGCAGTAAACAATCTTGGAAAAACCGCTACTCCTCTTGGCCTGATGGCTATGGGCGGTGCACTGAAATTCGACAAGGCATTCGCAAGGCCGAAGCCACTGATCGCATGTACCTTTCTGAAGCTTGTGGGATATGAAGCTGTATTTCTTCCACTGGCTGTGCTTCTGGGATTTTCCCATGATATGCTGGTTGCGATCATTATCATGCTTGGTTCTGCCACTACTGTAAGCTGTTATATCATGGCCAAAAACATGAAGTATGACGGCGATTTTACTTCCGGTGTGGTTATGACTACCACTCTGTTAAGCTCCTTTACCATGACAATCTGGCTCTATATATGCAAAAGCCTGGGACTGATCTGA
- a CDS encoding tyrosine-protein phosphatase has product MKYGKIRIEDGYLVFTRHMMLNSLPCKDIVWAYLRREGAEDSDIKQVSVNYLVIITRRKKRYKFDMTEREVHECIKLLRALNPDMATGFPKGSRIVLQSLPNTRDLGAIITRDGRHILPRRLLRSGELYHISRFDKEVLEESYNLKKVIDLRSDLERRKKPDMIMAGVEYYHISVMDEAVPGFALPEDIKSLLKRLPDDPEKYIKKKYEEACKDQFVVKQYARFIDVIYRNEAGAVLWHCGSGKDRTGLGTALLLLLLGAEEETIMQDYMRTNEYLAGELQYMQRLAQTWEDIPRGADRKLAALYQVKEEYLETAFMTIKKEYGTQERFFRNGLYLKPKMISELKDKYLI; this is encoded by the coding sequence ATGAAATATGGGAAAATACGAATAGAAGACGGATATCTTGTTTTTACCAGACATATGATGCTCAACAGTCTTCCCTGTAAGGATATCGTGTGGGCATATCTGCGAAGAGAAGGAGCGGAGGACAGCGATATCAAACAGGTGAGTGTGAACTATCTGGTGATCATTACAAGAAGAAAGAAAAGATACAAATTTGACATGACAGAACGGGAGGTTCATGAGTGCATAAAACTTCTGCGGGCACTTAATCCTGATATGGCTACAGGATTTCCAAAAGGAAGCAGGATCGTTCTGCAGAGTCTTCCTAATACCAGGGATCTGGGAGCGATTATTACCAGGGACGGACGGCATATCCTTCCAAGGCGTCTGCTGCGAAGCGGAGAACTCTATCATATCTCCAGATTCGATAAAGAGGTACTGGAGGAATCTTATAATCTGAAAAAAGTAATCGATCTGAGGTCAGATCTGGAACGCAGGAAAAAACCGGATATGATCATGGCAGGGGTGGAATATTATCACATCTCTGTTATGGACGAAGCAGTTCCGGGTTTTGCACTGCCGGAGGATATTAAGAGTCTTCTGAAAAGACTGCCGGATGATCCTGAGAAATACATAAAGAAGAAATATGAAGAGGCGTGCAAAGATCAATTCGTGGTCAAACAGTATGCCAGATTCATAGATGTGATCTATCGCAATGAGGCTGGAGCTGTTTTATGGCACTGCGGATCAGGAAAAGACCGTACAGGCCTGGGGACTGCCCTCCTTCTCCTGCTGCTGGGAGCAGAAGAGGAAACAATCATGCAGGATTATATGCGTACTAACGAATATCTGGCAGGAGAACTTCAATATATGCAGCGTCTGGCACAGACCTGGGAAGATATCCCCAGAGGAGCTGACAGAAAACTGGCTGCCCTGTATCAGGTGAAAGAAGAATATCTGGAAACAGCGTTTATGACCATAAAAAAAGAATATGGAACCCAGGAGCGTTTTTTCCGCAATGGACTGTACCTGAAGCCAAAGATGATTAGCGAACTGAAAGATAAATATCTGATCTGA
- the ilvN gene encoding acetolactate synthase small subunit codes for MQKRVLSLLVDNTAGVTTRVSGLFSRRGYNIDSITGGVTADERFSRITVVCSGDELILEQITHQLAKLVDVRDIKILEPDNSVCHELLMIKVAARPEQRQGIISIADVFHAKVADVSKGSLILEMTGNHNKLEAFIDLMRGYEILEMARTGVTGLSRGSDDVTFL; via the coding sequence ATGCAGAAGAGAGTATTATCCCTGTTGGTAGATAACACTGCAGGCGTGACCACACGTGTGTCTGGATTGTTCAGCCGTCGTGGTTATAACATCGACAGCATTACCGGAGGTGTGACAGCAGATGAACGCTTTTCCAGAATTACCGTTGTGTGCAGCGGGGATGAACTGATTCTGGAGCAGATCACTCATCAGCTTGCCAAGCTTGTAGATGTAAGGGATATTAAGATTCTTGAACCGGACAACAGTGTCTGCCATGAGCTGCTGATGATCAAGGTCGCAGCCAGACCGGAGCAGAGACAGGGAATCATTTCCATAGCAGATGTATTCCATGCGAAGGTGGCAGATGTGAGCAAGGGTTCACTGATCCTGGAGATGACAGGAAATCACAATAAGCTGGAGGCATTTATTGATCTTATGAGAGGCTATGAGATCCTGGAGATGGCCAGAACAGGTGTGACCGGACTTTCCAGAGGATCCGATGATGTAACGTTCTTATAA
- a CDS encoding M18 family aminopeptidase has translation MYRKTAKKLLKFIEKSPTAFQAVTEMTKRLDKEGFEELKEEDHWKLKKGGNYYVTRNHSAIIAFSIPQKLVWKFHIMASHSDSPSLKIKENPEIEVENAYIKLNVERYGGMILSPWFDRPLSVAGRLIVRQDGKIREKMVTVDRDLLVIPNLAIHMNREVNDGYKYNVQKDMLPLFSDKEGKGRFMETVAEAADVKTEDILGHDLFLYDRTPGTLWGVNEEFVSAPRLDDLQCAFSSMEGFLQGNREESISVHCVLDNEEVGSSTRQGAASTFLKDTLMRINMGLGRTQEEYYMALADSFMISADNAHALHPNYTDKTDPVNRPVLNGGIVIKYNANQKYCTDGVSAAIFKDICDRAKVPYQTFVNRSDMAGGSTLGNISNNQVPVKTVDIGLAQLAMHSVYETTGAKDTESLVKAATVFFA, from the coding sequence ATGTACAGAAAAACAGCAAAGAAGTTACTGAAATTCATAGAGAAAAGCCCCACTGCATTTCAGGCAGTGACGGAGATGACCAAAAGGCTTGACAAAGAAGGCTTTGAAGAATTGAAAGAGGAGGATCACTGGAAGCTTAAAAAAGGCGGAAATTATTATGTGACCAGAAATCATTCTGCGATCATAGCTTTTTCCATTCCGCAGAAGCTTGTGTGGAAGTTTCATATTATGGCAAGCCACAGTGATTCCCCTTCCCTTAAGATTAAGGAGAATCCTGAGATAGAGGTGGAGAATGCTTATATCAAACTGAATGTGGAGCGTTACGGTGGAATGATTCTGTCTCCGTGGTTTGACAGACCTCTGTCAGTGGCAGGAAGGCTGATCGTCCGTCAGGATGGAAAAATCAGAGAGAAGATGGTGACTGTGGACAGAGATCTGCTGGTTATTCCTAATCTTGCCATTCATATGAACAGGGAAGTAAATGACGGATATAAATATAATGTGCAGAAGGATATGCTGCCTCTTTTCAGCGATAAGGAAGGAAAGGGCAGATTTATGGAAACTGTGGCTGAGGCCGCAGATGTAAAGACGGAAGATATTCTGGGACATGATCTGTTTCTTTATGACAGAACTCCGGGTACTCTGTGGGGAGTAAATGAGGAATTTGTCTCTGCACCCAGACTGGATGATCTGCAGTGTGCATTCTCTTCTATGGAGGGATTCCTGCAGGGAAATCGTGAAGAAAGCATTTCTGTACATTGTGTGCTGGATAATGAAGAAGTGGGAAGCAGTACAAGACAGGGGGCTGCCTCCACATTCCTTAAGGATACTCTGATGCGGATCAATATGGGACTGGGACGCACTCAGGAGGAATATTATATGGCACTTGCAGACAGTTTTATGATTTCTGCAGATAATGCCCATGCTCTCCATCCAAACTATACGGATAAGACAGATCCGGTAAACCGTCCGGTGCTGAACGGGGGAATCGTGATCAAGTACAATGCAAACCAGAAATATTGTACAGACGGAGTGTCCGCTGCAATTTTCAAGGATATCTGTGACAGAGCAAAGGTGCCGTACCAGACCTTTGTAAACCGTTCAGATATGGCAGGTGGCTCAACGCTGGGAAATATTTCTAATAATCAGGTTCCTGTGAAAACAGTGGATATTGGTCTGGCACAGCTTGCCATGCATTCTGTATATGAAACAACAGGTGCGAAAGATACAGAGAGCCTGGTTAAGGCAGCGACAGTATTTTTTGCATAG
- a CDS encoding WYL domain-containing protein yields the protein MYYNVDYIHTAIYENKQIKFHYAEWTVKKKLKLKKNGAFYVISLWALTWDDENYYLVAYDASAGIIKHYRVDKMRDTEILESDRKGEESFKKLVSVSSQFFGWLTGVGSGMRIVGPGFFGGTKPCYKKNCILRGGFYKC from the coding sequence GTGTATTATAACGTAGATTATATTCACACAGCTATTTATGAAAATAAACAGATTAAATTTCATTATGCGGAATGGACAGTTAAGAAGAAGCTGAAATTGAAAAAGAATGGTGCCTTCTACGTTATCAGTCTTTGGGCGTTGACATGGGATGATGAAAATTACTATTTGGTAGCCTATGATGCATCGGCCGGAATCATCAAGCATTATCGTGTAGATAAAATGCGGGATACTGAGATTCTGGAGTCTGATCGTAAGGGGGAAGAGTCCTTCAAAAAGCTTGTATCGGTAAGCTCACAGTTTTTTGGCTGGCTTACCGGTGTCGGATCCGGGATGAGGATTGTCGGACCGGGATTTTTTGGCGGAACGAAACCATGTTATAAGAAGAATTGTATTTTGAGAGGAGGCTTTTATAAATGTTGA
- a CDS encoding HAD family hydrolase, giving the protein MNRKAVFFDADGTLCDMEKGVPQSTKEALKKLRENGHDAWLCTGRSRAFVSWYLEELPFTGMISACGATIEKDGERLFNKEMPPEVAKKSVEILRRYGLVPVMEGADFMYYDKDEYNTDVNWYTDLITESLGPKWRPIRGNEDCMRINKISAKMIKGCDAEAACRELSEYYDIIRHESGSGIAGTTIELVPKGFNKAVGISAVCRLFDIPWEDTIVFGDSNNDLAMFEYAAVKVAMGNGSEKIKALADHITQDMFHYGIRNGLEYLKLI; this is encoded by the coding sequence GTGAACAGAAAAGCAGTGTTTTTTGATGCAGACGGAACACTCTGCGATATGGAAAAGGGTGTACCCCAGAGCACAAAGGAGGCATTGAAGAAATTAAGAGAAAACGGTCATGACGCATGGCTTTGCACAGGCAGGAGCAGGGCCTTTGTTTCCTGGTATCTGGAAGAGCTTCCGTTTACCGGTATGATCAGTGCCTGCGGGGCTACCATTGAAAAGGATGGAGAACGTCTTTTTAATAAAGAGATGCCCCCGGAAGTTGCAAAAAAGTCAGTGGAAATCCTGCGCAGATATGGTCTGGTCCCGGTTATGGAAGGTGCAGATTTCATGTATTATGATAAGGATGAATATAATACAGATGTGAACTGGTATACGGATCTGATTACAGAATCTTTAGGACCTAAATGGCGTCCCATCAGGGGAAATGAAGACTGTATGCGCATTAATAAGATTAGTGCAAAGATGATAAAAGGCTGTGATGCAGAAGCTGCCTGCAGGGAACTGAGTGAGTATTATGACATTATCCGTCATGAGAGTGGTTCAGGGATTGCGGGAACCACCATTGAACTTGTCCCAAAGGGCTTTAACAAGGCAGTGGGGATCTCGGCAGTGTGCAGACTCTTTGATATTCCATGGGAGGATACGATCGTGTTTGGAGACAGCAATAATGATCTCGCCATGTTTGAATATGCGGCGGTGAAGGTTGCCATGGGAAATGGTTCGGAGAAAATAAAAGCTCTGGCTGATCATATTACACAGGATATGTTCCATTATGGAATCAGAAACGGACTGGAATATCTGAAGCTGATATAA
- the folK gene encoding 2-amino-4-hydroxy-6-hydroxymethyldihydropteridine diphosphokinase, translating into MDETRLDKIEIKELEVFANHGVYPEENVLGQKFVISATLFTRTRLAGLTDELSASINYGEVSHMITDFTRKHTYKLLESLAENLAEMLLCSLSGLEKITLKIEKPWAPVGLPLKTVSVEITRKWHTAYIAFGSNMGDKKMYIDNGIRGLAETKGCRIEAISDYLITEPYGVTDQDEFLNGVLKMRTLLTPGELLVRLHQLEQAANRERIIHWGPRTLDLDILFYDQEIIDMPDLHIPHIDLHNRDFVLVPMNQIAPYLRHPVLNQTISQLLDSLLNKSENTAK; encoded by the coding sequence ATGGATGAGACCAGATTAGACAAAATAGAAATTAAAGAGTTGGAGGTTTTTGCAAACCATGGTGTATATCCCGAGGAAAATGTTCTGGGACAGAAATTTGTTATTTCTGCCACTCTTTTTACCAGAACACGTCTGGCGGGATTAACCGATGAGTTGTCTGCCTCCATAAACTATGGCGAAGTCAGCCATATGATCACTGATTTTACCAGAAAACATACTTATAAACTTCTGGAATCTCTTGCAGAGAATCTTGCAGAAATGCTTCTTTGCTCTCTTTCCGGACTTGAAAAAATCACTCTGAAGATCGAAAAGCCCTGGGCACCGGTTGGTCTTCCTCTGAAAACCGTATCTGTGGAAATTACACGGAAATGGCATACTGCTTACATTGCTTTTGGCTCTAATATGGGTGATAAAAAGATGTATATAGATAATGGGATCCGTGGTCTGGCAGAGACAAAAGGATGCCGTATAGAGGCAATTTCCGATTATCTTATTACAGAACCTTACGGAGTTACTGATCAGGATGAATTTTTAAATGGAGTTCTGAAAATGCGGACACTTCTTACTCCTGGAGAATTGCTTGTGCGACTGCATCAGTTAGAACAGGCGGCAAACAGGGAACGTATCATCCACTGGGGACCAAGGACACTGGATCTGGATATCCTGTTTTATGATCAGGAAATTATTGATATGCCAGATCTTCATATTCCTCATATTGATCTGCACAACCGCGATTTTGTTCTTGTACCAATGAATCAGATTGCTCCGTATCTGCGACATCCTGTGTTAAATCAGACCATTTCGCAGCTTCTGGACAGCCTTCTGAACAAATCTGAAAATACTGCAAAATAA